The DNA region CAGCGGCTCCTTCAGGCTCCTCTCCTGGCTCCTGTTGCCCCAGGTGATGTTCAACCATCATCTGGAGCTCTGGGGGCGAAGAGAAAGGGGGAGAGCATTGGATGAGACTGCCCTGACTCCTCTGTGGACCCTCAGCTTCGACAGCTCCACTAGAGGGCCAGTGCACACTGCCTGTGTGGTTTGACTTTCCTGTTCAAGGAAGGACATTCATTGGCCAATAAGGAGGGATTAAAGCTAGACAATAAAATGTACTTTCTTCAAAGCtgagagaggggaaggggagagccTTTAAGAACAAAAGATCCTCCTGACTTGCTGGGGTACCTAGTCTCCCTGTGGGCAGGAGAAAAGACTCCATTTAGATTCAAGAAAAATTTGAGTACCTTCTCTGCTGTGCACTgtgctgagtgacttcacatactTTACTTAACGGCCAAAGTGAGGTAGTATGCAGGGGCCCTGGAGGTTAAGCAGGTTCTCCCAGGCTCCCCAGCTAGTCGGTGGCAAAGCTGGAATGCAgcacccccgccccgcctcccccgTCCCCCAGGCTCCAGCAACTCTCCTTTCGCAAAGGCAGGTTTAATGATTTCCCAAGGATCCTTCCAAAGGGATGTCGTCCTGGCTACTGCTCAGCATCAGGTGTGGCGGGGAAGGGTTTTCCGAACCTTTCATTGTGGGTGTGGTCCTCGTCGCCTTCTTCCGTTGCCGTGGAGACATGGACAAAGTGGGCTGTGAAGGGCGCAGGGCACAGGTGGGCGCCCACCCTTTTCGCCCTCCCCTCTGCCTTGCCATGCTTATAGATGGAGACTGGGGAGGCGTGGGCTTCAGAAAGTGGGGGGAAGGAAACTCTTGCTTCCCCAGCCCCTACCCTGCCCATGATGGTGAGCAAGAAGACTGTGTTGGGGGAATGCAGGGGACTGAGTGTGCACCTCCACTCAAGAAGAACATGTGAAGGGCACAAGCAGCGGGGAGACAAAAGGTCCTGCAGGTGGGGGGCAGTGGCTGGAGACATAATCCTCTAATAAGTCTGGGGGTTCTCTGCACTGGGCTGAGCAGGAGGGGCCAGCTCACCTTGAGAAGTGGGTTGGGGATCCGGTCTTCATCTACCtctgagggaaggagggagaggagaaagtAATGGGGATGGGAGATCCAGAGGGGCCCTGGGCAGTCTGACTTCTCAAGGGGAGGAGCCCCTGCAATCACCTCCCTTGTGATTGGTCTCTCACATCTGCCCCTAGGAAGCTGGTCCTGATGGGCTGCCCTGgcctcctccctccagccccatccTGCTCTGCCGGTTGGCTTTATCTCCTGCTTCTAGTCTGGTCCTTGTCTCCGTAGTTAGCCTGCATCTACATCCTTGCCTCAAACCTGGAGGTTCCTGAAGGCAGGCTTTGTGGTCCTTCTGCTCTTTTCCTCCTGAAATAtccatctctgcctccttccAACCGTTCTCCCTACCCTGGATCGAGAATTGGACCGAGCAGAGGAGAGAACGGCAAACTTGTCCTGTACAGGACAATCCTTTTAAGTAGTTGGAGGGAAGTTGGAGGCTCAGGCATCCAGATCGCCAGTTGGGCTTCTGAGCGTCACTGTCTCTCTTCCACTCTCCCGCCAGCACCCCTGACATTCTCTGAGACCTTGCTGTCTCTCCAGACCTGGATGGGGACACTGGTGACCAGAATGCCAGCTGCTCCCTAAGCAGTTTCTAACCTTCCCGTCCCCTCTGGGGGCTGTGAAAATAGCTGATGGAGGCAGTCCCTCCCCCTCACAGCTGTCACCGCCTCTGGGGATGGGGGCAGCGGCCTCTCGGTTGCTGGAGAAACCTGGAAGGCTGTTGCCGCAGCAACCAGCACTCCACTGACCACCCCAACTGCTGGGGGGCTTAGGAACCAAGTGGTCTCCTGCTCAGTCTTTCCAAAGCAGAGGACACCCTCCTGCTAATCCAGCTGCTACTTTCGTGCCTCCGGGACCGACCAGACCTCTGGCTCCTCAGACCTGCCCTGCTATCTATCTAGCACCCACCTTCTCTCCCTGGCACCTAGCTGTCTTCAGCAGCCCCCACTCCCTTTAGTGACCCATCCTGGGGTTTACCTGGGGATGACTGGTCACTGGTCAGCACaagggtggcaggggtggggcggcGCCTCCGGATCTGAGGGAAGAGGTCAAGTACATGTGGAAGCGTCATGGCCCCACGCACACTCAGCAACATAATCCACACCACCCACTTAGCACGCCACATTACACTGAACCCTCGATCCCTGGGGGGCATTCTTGGGCCCTCCCTCTGCCCCGGGGACCCAGAAGACCTCCCCCACTCTTTgctgctcccccagcccccttTCTGTCTCTGCATCTCCCCAGGTCCTGGCCCAGCTCTCCATCTATATCTGTGCTAATGCATTGATCTCCGGCCCATTGTCCTTCCGTCCATCCTGGATCAATGGTCAGAAATAACCCGAGAGGGAAGAAAGCATTGCCCTCAGTGTCCCAGCCCACTCCCCAAAAGGACATGAACCTGTTGTGGGCCAGCACCAGCGGAGAGCacctctccagccccacccagcctGGGAGGGCAGCACAGAGAAGGCAGGTCTGATCTGAATGCGCCTTCTTCTCGCCTGtgcccctccctccctcatttCCTCTCTATCTTTGGACACACTGCCTTTCTGATTTGTCAGGAAATAACGGTCTGGAGAAATCCTTGTCATGGTAAACATCATATGAGGAGGAGCCTGAGGCAGGACCATGGCCAGGGACTAAAGCTAAGCTGAAAAATCTTATCCTGAGCTCCCAGGTCCCAGTCTAAGAAATTAACAGATAAGAGCTGATTGACTGCTAGGCCTCTGAGCCCTTCTTCCCCGCCTCTGTTCTTCGGTCTTGTTGCCAATAAAGTTGATTGTTGAAGAAGCCAGTCCAAGGACTCTTGGGGCGTGtagtttttcccctttctctggaGGTTTGGAACCTTGGGGTTGGAGTCCCTGCAACTCCCtccagggcagaggaggggagggaagactAATGGGACTAGGAAAGAGGCTAAAATTATCCAGGGCTgagaggaggaggctgaggaCACTGAATGATCACATCCCTATCTCTCTGTGTCCATTATTTAGAATCATTACCGGAGTCGGgtaaaggggtgggggtgggagtggaaaGACGCCTGCCCTTTTCTTTGCCCAGAAAGTGGGTATCAGCCAAAGCAGGGGGCAGGGTTAGTCTATTGAGGCTCCCCAAAGAAGAAATGGGTGTGTAGAATAGGGGTAGGTTGGGGTAGGCACTATTTTCTCAGGAGAAGCTAGCAGTGTCTGTTTGGGGTGACATTTTAAGGTCCCTGCAATACCAGTTCTGTGCGTGTGTGATcgtgcacacatacatgcatgtgcTACACAGACATTATTTGTGAGTCCACCTCTGGCTATTCCTGGTGCAAACGTGCTGGGGGCCCTCAGGTGGGTAAGTGTGCTTCCTGCATGTGGAGTGGGGCCATTCTCCTAGGAGAGAACTCATCCCgccctgggggaggggtgctGAGGCAGGGAGAGGGTGTGGTGGGTGGGGATGAGCAGGAGTTGGGAGCCTGAGAAGGACACTGCAAGTATGATGGGAAGGGCCTTGGGAGGGCAGGAGGACTCTGACCTTGGACAGGTCCCTTCCATAACCAGATCCCTTGCCTTGGACAAGATTTCTAAGCACTCAGAGTCCTTGAGAATTTTGATGTCCTACAGGAGGAGGGAAGTTAGACTCCTGGAAGTACTCCCAGGTCCCTGAACTACTAGGAAACGAGTGTCggtctctttcattttccttgcCCCTATCACAAATTCTAGCTCTCAAGGACGCTTGGTGCCTTTGCCTCTGATTTATTTCCAAACCAGTTACGCCAAGGACCTGGTAGCTGTGGGCACCCCTCCATGCCCTGCCACTCTGTGCTCCATAACTCAGAGTTTCCAACCCTGCCACCCTCTCAGGTCGATCTGGCTTAGGTGCTCCTGCCAAGCCTGGAGTTTTTTGCCTACACATTTGGGTAACGGCAAGAGGGGCTGAAGTTGGACTGCAGGTAGAATTTCAGGTGGAGCAGacacagatttctgaagaggagagaaaagcagGCTGAAGTCccagcctctttttctctctggctctATAGCatggcctcctcccctcccctgcccctcagaCCTCTAGGCCAGCTGGCCTACCCCTTCCTCCTCTCAACACACACCTCCACCTGCCTCCTCTAACACCAAACAGAGGCAGGTGTCAGGCATGGGCACTTGCTGTGTCAGTGGCAGGCATTTCTGCTTGGAACCTCACCCCTAAGCCCCTGGCTCACTCACACTCTTGGGCCCCTTTCCCTGGATCTGAGGTTATTTTAGCCAGTCTCCTGCCTCCTGGCATAACAGCCTTTTTCCTGACCCCAAAGGAATGCTCCCCATGCTCCTGGCTGTCCACACTCCTCATCCTCAGGAGGTCTGcagtctccccaccctccctccctgctgTCACACGTTTGAGGTCTGGAGATGTGGCTTCCACCAGGCCAGGGAGAGGATGGAGATGCAGGTCCCTAACCCCTCCCCACACTCTGGAAAGCTAAAGTTACAGGGAGTGTACTGAACCTTCACATCCAGACCTTATTTCCCCAAACAGCTGGAGCAGCAGGAAGAACACGCTCTCCAGCCCATCCCAAGAGCTCAGAGCTTTTTCAGGTGGGGAGGCCCAGCCAGAGCCCCTGCAGCCAGGTGGGGAAGCAGGGCAGAGACCTTGTGGGAAACGAATATTCTTTAGGAGCAGGGATGTCTAGGCAAACGGACAGAGAAGACCAAAAGCGATGGAGCAAAGAGCAAATATTTGGCAAATGGGTGGTAGTAGCCACCGCGGGTGGTCACCGTCTCCACACACATGCTCACTCTCCCTGACACACACAGTTGCTCACACACTCTCATACACTGCCGcctctgccaggctgctctgagcTAAAAATAGGccaggaggggaggctgggccACGGCCCTGGACTCCCACCCTTGAGCCCAGGCCAGCACAGTGCTTCACCGTGTCTCCGCTCAGGCTTGGACCCTAGCCCCTAGAAAGCCCCCGCCTCGGCCTCCCGAAGGCCATTCTCccatgccctccccaccccccctccccactACCGATCCAAAGGGCAGGAGTTGGGAACAAGGACCCACGTGTCCAGACTTGCAGAGAGGGGAGCCAGCCTGCACGCACGACCACTCCTCTCCCCAAAGCCCCAGCCCTCGCAGTTCTCCTCAACCCCTTCTCGTCCTCACTCTCTGGACTCCGGCAGGGTCGCCCCCAGTTAGGAGACGGCTGGGGgggctctttctcctctttcaactCCCTCGGTTACCTGTCCTCTCCCTTAACCCCTCCAACACCCTTGGGCGTCCCCACCGAGCTCAGAAACTCTGGCGGGGTTTGACTGGGTGGGGATGCAAGACTGGTGAAGGGGGGGAGGGGTCGTGTCCTCAGGcaagccccctcccccagggctggggaaggaagggaaagacttTCGTGAGGACTGGCTTCGAGGGCAGGCGTTCGTCCTTCTGTCCATCTCGGAGAAGCACAGATGGGGAGATGGGGCTCCcacggtgggggaggggagagaagaccCCCCCCACAACACCGCGCTGGCCCTCGCAGGGGCGCACCGCTAAGGGAGGACTGAGCGGGggtctggggtcgcacagtccgGGGTCCCTCGTCCTCTGCCGGGCGAGACCCCTgccgccccgccccgctccgCACCTGCTCGGCCGCCTCGGGGTCAAGGTGCGGCTCCAGAAGCGGGACGGTGAACTGGATCTTCCGGGGGCTGTGGTCTTGCTCCATGGCGGGGGCGGCGGCTGCGGGCGGGCAGGCGGCGGACTCGGGGCTGGGGCGGGCGCGCTGCCTCTCCGCTCCGCTCCGGCCCGGCCCCAGCCCGGCGCGCTCGGCTCCCGGCTCCCGGCTCAGCGGTCCCGGCTCGCGGCCCAGGGGACTCCGCAGCCGCCGATTGGCTCGGCCCCCGCCCCTCCCGGCCCCCTCCGCCTCCCCCCGCCCGGAGCCTTAACCCCGTCGTGGCCGCGCCGCCGGCTGCCAGGGGTCACCGCCCCGCGGAAGGGCGAGGCGGGTGTGGCCCGGCCCGGGTCGCAGTAGACACGGCTCGGGCGGGGAATCCTGAGTTCtagtggggtggagggaggtggcggggggtggAGGTGCGGAGCGGTCTCGAAGAACTTCTCCAACCTGGGGCAAAATCGAGGGGCTGGGAAGGTGGAGGGGCGCTGCCAGAGAGGAGGCTGCAAACGCGAGAGGAAGATTTCCTTGCTGATCTTAAAGGGGTCgcttcaaagagaaaagaaagggaatctGGGCTTGCAGCAGGAGGGATTAAAGTTAGACTAGGAGAGGGACTTTCCATTGAAAGGAAAACGCTGGCGCGGAGGTGAAAGCTTGGAGGGGAGGTCTGGGGTCTGGGCACAGGTCTGGTTTCACTCTGTGGCAGGAGGGGGAAACGAAGATCTTAGAGGGTCCCCAGAGCCTCTTTCTTGATGGCAGTGGGTGGAGGGCTCAGGGAGCGAGGACCATCTGGGACTCAGTAGGAGGAGAAACGGGTGGGGAGCCAGGAATGCTTGTGAAATAGGTTTCTCTTTCTGCTTGCTAAATTCTGGGGATGTAAAGCAGGTGGAAGGCCTGCCAGAGGAGAGTATTCCTTGCTGGTGGAGAGGGACACGCCTTTGGTGGGGTGGCTTGTTTACAGATGGGGTTTGGTTTCAAGTTCCACTGTTGGCAGAGTAATGAAAAGGATCTGCCGTAATTGAGGAGATGGAGGTGAGACTGTGCGAAGAACTCACTAGTTTGGTGTAGGACCAAGATGCCAATACTATGAGTGAGGCAGACGGAATATTCACCAGACCTGGTGGGCACTCTGCCAGGGGCGGGGGCCACCGAGTAGAGGGAAAAGAGGTGCTGGGCGCTGGGGGCGGGCAAGGCTGGATGATGCCTCTTTAGGCAAGGAGGAGAACTGGGTGCAGGGAGCAGGGACAGGAGTTCTGAGGGAGGGGCTGAGCAGGGGCCTGGGCCAGAGATCTGTTTCTTTAACCTTAAACCGAACCACTGGCTCCTTCTACACAGATTGACGCCTGGTCCTCTGGGGACCCTGGGATCATCCTCCCCTCTAAGGGGTCAGCCTAAATCCTCAGTTGCCTCCTCTCCCGGGCAGCCCTTCCCTGGCCTGGATTTCACATTGCCCCTTTCCCTCTTACCTCCCAAAATAACCTCTGGCCTTCCCCCTAACCGTATCCCTTTACACACCACAGGCCTGGCTCAGTTTTCTCAGGGCAAGGCTGGGGTTATAAGGGACCCAGTAGGCCAGCCAGACCTCTGTCTGCTGTGAACTAGCCTCTGTTTTGCTGTTGCTCCAGGAATGACCCCCTACACCCAACCTATGATTGTATGGTCCCTTTGTGCTCTCTTTGATGTAGCAGGGCCAGCCCAGAAAACAGCTGGTTCTGAACCCCAGATACCCGCCTCCCCCAGTCGCTTCTCTCCTCCGCACAGGTGGCCGTGGTGGGAGTACATGGGCAGGCACTGAAGCGAAGAGGATAGGATAGGGTGGGAGACACAGGGGCTCAGCAGGACGCGCTCCCTGGCTTTCCTTCCACTCACCTCTCTCCTAACCACACATACACAGAACCAAGGCCAAAGTGTCCTTTAAATAGGTGActtgtccctcccctcccctcgccTATTCTGCCAGGACCCTGGAACCTAGAACTTGAAGTCAGGATTCCCACAGCCCTACAGAGCAGCCCAACATGCTGccctccatgggatcacaaagagttggacacgactgagccactgaacaacaacaacacatctaGGCCCTCAGATGCCCCTCACTGAGCCTTGATTTCCACATTTAAAATGGGCAGAATTTTCCCTACGATAGGATTGACAATCATAGGAGGTAAGGTATCTAGCATGTAGGAGGCCCTCAATTAACTGATAACTGCtcagagtcggataccactgaagcaacttcacacgcacacacacacacacacacacacacacaccattagtCGTGTTATCTCCTGGCAGACAGCAGAATTAGGGGAGTCACCTCTCCAGGCTCTGTCACCCAGCTTGTTACATGCCCTTCAAACTTGGGTTTGGTCGTGGAAATTCCTCTCAAAACCTCACATCCACCCTTCATGTTCCCTTCTCAAGCTTCAGATTCTCAGACTCCCTTCCCTGGAAGCTTCAGGTCAGGAGAGGGCCCAGAGCGCTCAGGCTTTGAAGAGATGGCTGATGGGGGGTTGCGTGGGAAGAGGGGTCCTGGGAGCAGCCGGTGCTGGGGTGGAGGCAGAGGAGGCGAGAGCGGGAGGGAGGAGAGGCAACTCCTGCTTCTGGctcagggaggaggctggggatgGCGGGGGCAAGCGCTtatggggagcggggaggggagtGTGGCTGGCTGCAGCCTTGGGTGCTGGGGTTGCCGCCAGGAGCTAGAAGGTGTCTGTCTGTGAAGGTGTTGGGTGATGTCATTTTGACCTTTCTAATGCCCAGAGCTGGGTGGGTGACTGTGGGTGTCTGTTGCTTGTGGGTGGAAGAAGACAACGTGTGTCGCTCGCACACGGGGCAGGGAGTTGCCATGCCTGCTCTTGGAGCCCTTCCTAGAATGAGTGAGAGTCAGCGCCTGCCCTGTCCCAGCCCTTCCCCGCTTGCATGTGTCTGTGCAaggtgtaaatgtgtgtgtgtgcaagcgttCACATCCCTGCTGAGGTCCTGGCCCACTGGAGGAGCAGTGGCTGTTCCACGTGGTGTACTTCTGGGTCCATGAAATATTTAAGGTTACAGGGATGTGGCGGCCATGCAATTACTTTGCACCTCCCTCCGTTCCGACTCAGGCTTaatgggggctgctctttgtGGCTCTCAGCACTTTCTGCATTTATTTGTCTGTCTTCTTCGTTCCTCACTAGCCTTCTCCCATGTTACTTCACTAATCCCCACACCCAACCAGGAAGGAGGGCAGAATTAtgatctttattttacttttcaaaagcaAGGGCGTGTAGAGAGGTGATGCTGGGAAGGTCTATCTGGGTTGGGATTTGGGAGGTCAGAGTTCAGTTCCTCCCCCTGCTTCCAACTCTCTGGGCCACCCTGGAGTAATCACTAGCCCTTCTCCCcaacacacgcacgcacacacacacacacacacacacactgggcttggtttcctcatctgtaaaacgaggAAGACCAGGTGATTGTGCAGGTTTCTTCCTGTTCTAATTTTTGTCATTCTGAGTTAGGGTTGCTCTCATCACATGGGCAGTCTTCCCAGatagctctgatggtaaagaatccacctgcaatgcgggagacctgggttcgatccctgggttgggaagatcccctggagaaaggaatggcaacccactccagtcttcttgcctggagaattccttggacagaggagcctggtgggctagagtccatggggttgccaagagttggatgtgactgagcgactaacacgcatacacaagggcttcccaggtggtactaatggTGAAGAAGCCGCCTGCTGtcgcgggagacataagagacacgggttcgatccctggtgtggaagatcccttggagaaggaaatggcaacccactcagtattcttgcctgggaaattccatggacagaggagcctggtgggcaaccatccaatagggttgtaaagagtcggacacaactgaagcgactgaacacacacactgtCACACAGGCAGGAAGTCTCAGAATTAGGGTTAGAACCCAGGAGGTGGAGCCCTTACCTCTATCTTTGTGTCTCCCTGCTGGCCAGTGTGGCAGGGCGGAATTCCTGTCCGTTGAAAACATGATGCGTGCACACTTGCACACACTCAGCTGAGACTTTACACACCCGTAGGAGTAAGAACTCTAGCCAAGTGGTCCCCCTGGGAAGCCATATGTTCCCACCAATTTGCTGCAGTTTCTCAAACATCTCTGGAAATTCTTTTGGAATCAGCTCAGAATGTGTGGCATCTGCTCTGTAAATCCTTACTGGGGAGCCAATCTTTCTCCTTTGGGGTGGCTCTGCTCTTCTGGAAATGAGGGAGAGTCTTTAGGGGTTGTGCCTTATGAAGAAGGAGGGGAACCAGGTGAGGAGCAGAATTGGACCTAGAGGTGAGGTGTGGGCACCCTGTGGTGAAACTGTCTGTTCCCTGGGCTCCAAGCCCCATCTAGAAGGCATCTCCGAAAGAGAAGTTTCCAGAGCTTCTTGTGAGCCCCAGCAGCACCATTGGGGTAGATGTGTGGCCTCTCGGGGGATGACTTAGAAGGCCCAGCCTCCTCCAACTGCATGGGTCCTAGTTTGCCTGTGAAAAAGCCCATCGTTGCAATTCTGCCAGGCTTGGGTGCACACCCCCTTGCAGCTGGCACTCTTGGGAATGGGGCCAGAGCTGGTGATTCAAACTGAGGGATGCTCATTTCCCAAGTGCTTTGCCTCTTCTTGAACCACAAGACTGGTAGAGATGGAAGAGACTTAAAGATCAGCCAAACCCACCCCCTTGAGCTcaagaggggaaactgaggccaagagagaAGACGCAGCTCTCTCAGGGACTCAAACCTGAGGCCATACTTTCCCCAGATTTGAAGGCTATGGCAGGGCCACAGCCGGACCtgaaacagaggcatggaccccAGGACCTCCTGAGATATGATTTAGCCCTGTGATCATCACCAGTCTGGAAGACCCAATCTCTTGCCTTCTACCTCAACTCTCTAACAGGTTGAATTTATATTTCCAACAAATTGTTATCAGGTATTCGTGTGTCCCAGGCATTCTGTTCCgtgctggggatacagtggaGCACAAAACAAGTACAATCTCTGTCCACTGGCATCTTACGGCCTAGCAGGGCTCTGGGTGGAGTAGGGTAATTAAGCAATTATAAATGATAGATATTGCAAAGTGAAAGTACAAGAATGAGGTGCATCCGGGGAAGGAAGAAGGTCAATGTGACCTCTGATTGCTCAGATAACAATctcctgggttcagatcccagctctgccatgttGGGCAAGatgcttcccctctctgggccttggtttctttatctgtaaacaACAGGTATTAATGCCTCTATTATCCTAGTGATGATGGGATGAGGTGATATCCACAGGAGTGactagctcagtgcctggcacccatCAAGCTCTTGAGAAATGAACATGAGTAGCAAGGAGCTCATCTTAGTTAGTGTTTCCTCCTTTGACTCTGGAAAAGGCAGGGATGGAGAAATGGAAGCTTCACAGGGCACCTGAAGTTGATGCTccgtgacaacctggagggatagggtggggagtgaggtgggagggggatttgggGTGCAGGGCACAcctgtatacctatggccaattcatactGGTGTAGGGCAAAAAccatcaaaatattgtaaagtaattatcttccaattaaaataaattaacaaaaaagaaatgggagcTTTGGGAAGGGGTCTGCAGAACACCCCCTGCCCCTTTTTAGCCAGAGCCTGCTCTCTGCACCCTTGTCTGGTCAGCTGTTCTTGATGGCCAGCTGTGTCCTCATCAGCATGGATGATCACCCTGTCCTGCTAATTAACACCCGCCCTGTTAATGATTAAATCTAATGACTTTGACTTGGGAGTGGGATGGAAAATTCcccagccacaggactggactgAGGTAGGTTACTAGGAGTAGGAGGGATGGGGCGTTGTTGAGGGTGGATGGCTGGGAAGCAGATGCCTGGTTTCTCCTGGGGCTGCTCAGCAAGAGCAGGATGGAAGGGGTCATTTGAAAGTCACAGCCCAtcctcctcccccactcctcCCAGGCTTGGCAGAGGTCATTGGGCCCCAGCCCAAGCCTTGGCATTCCTCTTGCCAGGGCTTGGCCCTTGAATGCGGCTCCAGCCAGAAGAACAGGGGGAGACGGTGTGTTAGTTCAGGCTGCTGTCACAATGTCCCACTaactggatggcttaaaacaGTAGGGATTTATTCTCCTAcggttctggaggctaggagcCTGGAATCCAGGTGTCAGCTGGGCCCTGCTCCCTCTGAAGTCTCTCAGAGACAATCCTTCCTTGCCTCGCTCAGCTTCTGATGGCCCCAGGCATTCCTGAGCTTGTGGCAATGTAACTCcagtctctccctctttctttacATGGCTTTCTTCCCTCTTGTATGTCTTTCTGcatcctctcctcttcctgtAAAGACATCAGTCGTTGGATTTGGGACCCACCCTAAATCCAGGATAATTTCCACTCAAGATCATTAATTaactacatctgcaaagaccttatttccaaatatgttcacattctgaggttctaggTAGACATGAACTTTTTTGAGACTCTCTTCAATGGACGACAGATGGTGAGAGTgcctggaggggcagggaggtggtGAGTGCTCCAGGAGGCTGTGCTGGAGCGGTCCGGGAGGTCTCTCCCATCCCCAAGGAGGAGAGGAAGTGCTCAGGACCCATGGGTGGGGGAGGACTGGCTCTCAAGAAGCCTAGAAAGAAAGGCTACTGATGGTACAGAGACAAAGGGATGGGAGTAGGGGTGCTCTGAATTGCAGGAAAGAAGGCTGAAGGGACTTTGAAGGGGAAACCCTGGGCCCCTGTAATTTAGTCCTGTTGGAGGGGAGAGTGTAACCCCTATTACATTATACATTGTACATATTCTCTATTACACGTATTACTGTGTATgtcatatactatatattatgtgAAACCCACAACTTGTCGtgtaataaaagaataaagttgcATTTTGAATACCTGATGAGTTTGATTTCATGATGCAATCCTTTATACTTTATCGGGCTGGTGGGCAGGGAGAATTTatttgcttgctccttggagaaaacccaGGAAAGCCTTCTAACTGTTCTGCTTGCTCTCAGATAAGAGACAGGCTCAATTCAGAAATTACAATGACCGCATCAATCAGTATATGAACCAAAACctgaaacttaaaattttttttttttggctcgctattcttttagtctttttttaaaaaaattgaagtccaattgatttacaatattgcattcatttcaggtataaaacatagtgattcagttttgtttcttttttttttgcatgttacATTCTgttataggttgttacaagatattaggtgtaattctctgtgctatacagtacatctttgttgcttatctgttttatgtatagtagtgtgtatctgttaatcccacactTGTAATttgtccctctctcctttcctctcccctttggtaaccatgaattTGTTCTCAATGTCTATgcgtctatttctg from Bos mutus isolate GX-2022 chromosome 5, NWIPB_WYAK_1.1, whole genome shotgun sequence includes:
- the PPP1R1A gene encoding protein phosphatase 1 regulatory subunit 1A, with translation MEQDHSPRKIQFTVPLLEPHLDPEAAEQIRRRRPTPATLVLTSDQSSPEVDEDRIPNPLLKPTLSMSPRQRKKATRTTPTMKELQMMVEHHLGQQEPGEEPEGAAESTGTQESCPPGITDTAAESRPGTSGKTHKPAESIPNTQERGGEKPSTEGPSIQ